One genomic window of Polyangium aurulentum includes the following:
- a CDS encoding thioesterase II family protein — MSSRQSTLPALVTVPAQAGVRLRLFVFPHAGGGAFPYRFLGASLPPWIELAIVQLPGRETLFLDPPFRAMGPLLEALETVLGPHLDAPFAFLGHSFGSHVAFQLACTLRRKGAPTPRGLIVSGSRAPQIPRWRPQLHAMSNEQLIDELRRYGGTPQAVLESREMMDLFLPPLRADLSIFETYEYTPEEPLSVPITALGGRSDHTVKPDEIEAWGELTRGPFEALFFGGGHFYLFESSRPLFEAAVADAASALV; from the coding sequence ATGTCTTCGCGTCAATCGACCCTCCCTGCGCTCGTCACGGTCCCCGCGCAAGCAGGCGTGCGCCTGCGCCTCTTCGTATTCCCTCACGCCGGCGGTGGGGCATTTCCGTATCGTTTCCTCGGCGCCTCGCTGCCGCCCTGGATCGAGCTCGCAATCGTGCAGCTCCCGGGCCGCGAGACGCTGTTCCTCGACCCGCCTTTTCGCGCGATGGGGCCGCTCCTCGAGGCGCTCGAGACCGTCCTCGGGCCGCACCTCGACGCGCCATTCGCGTTTCTCGGCCATAGCTTCGGCAGCCATGTCGCCTTCCAGCTTGCATGCACGCTGCGCCGCAAGGGCGCGCCCACGCCGAGGGGCCTCATCGTCTCCGGCAGCCGCGCGCCTCAGATTCCGCGCTGGCGCCCGCAGTTGCACGCCATGTCCAACGAGCAGCTCATCGACGAGCTACGCCGATACGGCGGCACGCCCCAGGCCGTGCTCGAGAGCCGCGAGATGATGGACCTCTTCCTGCCGCCTTTGCGCGCCGACCTGTCGATCTTCGAGACGTACGAATACACGCCCGAGGAGCCGCTCTCCGTGCCGATCACCGCGCTCGGAGGACGCTCGGACCACACGGTCAAGCCCGACGAGATCGAGGCCTGGGGCGAGCTGACGCGCGGGCCCTTCGAGGCGCTGTTCTTCGGGGGAGGCCATTTCTATCTGTTCGAGTCCTCCCGCCCCCTCTTCGAGGCCGCCGTCGCGGACGCGGCGTCCGCGCTCGTCTGA
- a CDS encoding nucleotidyltransferase family protein, producing MTTSPHAPPPILAADPLLARLVDELAARHGCHTVVLYGSRALGTATADSDYDLLGVCAEGEATRDARLVDGFFLDAFIYPEKDLVEAGGKLLQLRGGVVLREERGVGARLLETVNSALAAPPEALPEAEARVQRVWCQKMLDRIRRGGPEDVEAYYRRTWLLTDLLELFFRLRCRHYLGPKESFRWLGENDPEAHRAFAQALAPGAPVDAIERLVERVLRA from the coding sequence ATGACGACCTCGCCCCACGCACCGCCGCCGATCCTCGCTGCCGACCCGCTGCTCGCGCGCCTCGTCGACGAGCTCGCCGCGCGCCACGGATGCCATACGGTCGTGCTCTACGGCTCGCGCGCGCTCGGCACGGCCACGGCCGACAGCGATTACGACCTCCTGGGCGTCTGCGCCGAGGGCGAGGCGACGCGGGACGCGCGGCTCGTCGACGGGTTTTTCTTGGACGCATTCATTTACCCCGAGAAGGACCTCGTCGAGGCGGGCGGGAAGCTCTTGCAGCTCCGCGGGGGCGTGGTGCTGCGCGAGGAGCGCGGGGTCGGGGCGCGGCTGCTCGAGACGGTGAATTCGGCGCTCGCGGCCCCTCCCGAGGCCCTGCCGGAGGCCGAGGCGCGCGTGCAACGCGTGTGGTGCCAGAAGATGCTCGACCGGATCCGGCGCGGCGGGCCCGAGGACGTGGAGGCGTATTATCGGCGCACCTGGCTGCTCACCGACCTGCTCGAGCTGTTCTTCCGGCTCCGCTGCCGGCATTATCTCGGGCCGAAGGAGAGCTTTCGGTGGCTTGGCGAGAATGACCCCGAGGCGCACCGGGCATTCGCCCAGGCGCTCGCGCCGGGGGCGCCCGTGGACGCGATCGAGCGGCTCGTGGAGCGCGTTTTGCGGGCCTGA